From a region of the Fibrobacter sp. genome:
- a CDS encoding ribonuclease domain-containing protein, with amino-acid sequence MKEVSIKILLAVFVSAFFVACTATGESVDGDDELESLSSVESSGAKAGSIYDAVEESGLYTTRDSVAAYLCKFDKLPANYVGKNEGKKLYESETGKAFEKWNFNPWTTIGVMIGGDNFDNFASNPDNYHETLPEGSYHEADVEYSAKNRGTKRLVYQPDCVIYYTADHYETFTRLEVK; translated from the coding sequence ATGAAGGAAGTTTCTATAAAGATACTCCTTGCCGTTTTTGTCTCGGCTTTCTTTGTGGCCTGTACGGCGACGGGGGAATCTGTCGACGGCGATGACGAACTGGAGTCCTTGTCCAGCGTTGAGTCCTCTGGTGCAAAGGCCGGGAGCATCTATGACGCGGTGGAGGAATCCGGCCTGTATACGACCAGGGATTCCGTGGCGGCGTATTTGTGCAAGTTCGACAAGTTGCCTGCAAATTATGTGGGCAAGAACGAGGGTAAAAAGCTTTACGAATCCGAAACAGGCAAGGCATTTGAAAAGTGGAATTTTAACCCGTGGACAACGATTGGCGTGATGATAGGCGGCGACAATTTTGATAATTTTGCCTCGAATCCGGATAATTACCACGAAACATTGCCTGAAGGCTCATATCATGAGGCGGATGTGGAGTATTCTGCCAAGAACCGTGGAACCAAGCGACTTGTCTATCAGCCGGATTGCGTAATCTACTATACCGCAGACCACTACGAAACTTTCACAAGGCTGGAAGTAAAGTAA